The following are encoded together in the bacterium genome:
- a CDS encoding glycosyltransferase — MANVDLHVHSKYSNHPAEWFLQRIGASESYTEPEELYATAKRNGMRFVTITDHNSIEGALELAGKYPDDCFVSVEATTYFPEDDCKIHLLVYGIDEDVFLHIQRLRSNIYDLRDFLRERKLPHSVAHATYSINGKLTVEHIEKLILLFDVFEVLNGSRNRLNNYPLEHVLKSLTPRRIDTLHAKHRIDPFSDTPWVKGFTGGSDDHSGLFIARAYTQAPGHTVRDFLESIVCRNSLSAGIYSNYTSLAFAIYKIAYEFSRRKSIGLSQSLAAQLTEKLFDRNAGRRKSRLSLRLLARFKRRSASMSVFEDLYREVLDGISNHESVDTKLEFFYDKISVVCDEFFRQLISSFEKSLAKGDIFDLLKTISLTLPGIFLTIPFFSTQKHFSDGKKLVDALLTEFDIRGSSPTGSILWFTDTLNDLNGVSVVVRKIGWLSSVKDKDIIIVTSLPPDSLGDDLPPNVVNLPYFYETALPNYENLTVRFPSLLDGLKLLDKYEPDAIYLSTPGPVGLFGLLLSKITNTLSIGVFHTDFTLQVREIFGDASVESLTETYLKVFYSYCDEIRVPSKEYMRILDERGYDRTKMTVLKRGIETDIFSPRPGAKEALARKYGIRSGFTMLYAGRVSKDKNLVFLITIFRNIKAIHPALNLVIAGDGPDLDELRRLTADEPCIVFTGRLNREELPELYSGADVFVFPSTTDTFGMVVIEAQSCGLPAVVTDRGGPKELVVHGKTGFIVQDSSAEPWERTLNDLLALWEHQPERYRELCANARANVLENANWDTVLDELATAGRRFRTTSLSPVPS; from the coding sequence CATGAGGTTTGTCACGATCACCGATCACAACTCCATCGAGGGCGCCCTTGAACTCGCCGGGAAGTATCCGGATGACTGCTTCGTCAGCGTGGAGGCGACCACCTATTTCCCCGAGGATGACTGCAAGATTCATCTCCTTGTGTACGGTATCGACGAGGACGTTTTCCTTCACATCCAGAGGCTCCGGTCAAATATCTACGACCTGCGGGATTTTCTCAGGGAACGGAAACTCCCCCATTCCGTCGCCCATGCTACCTACTCCATCAACGGGAAGCTCACGGTCGAACACATCGAAAAGCTGATTCTCCTGTTCGATGTGTTCGAGGTTCTCAATGGCAGCAGGAACCGGCTGAACAATTATCCGCTGGAGCATGTGCTCAAGAGCCTGACACCTCGGCGTATCGATACCCTCCATGCAAAGCACCGGATCGATCCCTTCAGCGACACCCCGTGGGTCAAGGGATTCACCGGTGGTTCCGACGACCACTCCGGTCTTTTCATCGCGCGGGCGTATACTCAGGCACCCGGCCACACCGTCCGCGATTTCCTCGAAAGCATCGTGTGCAGGAATTCGCTTTCCGCGGGGATTTACAGCAATTATACGTCGCTGGCGTTCGCTATCTATAAAATCGCTTACGAGTTCTCCCGAAGAAAAAGCATCGGGCTCTCCCAATCGCTGGCCGCACAGCTTACGGAAAAACTCTTCGACAGGAATGCAGGCAGGCGGAAAAGCCGGCTGTCGCTGAGGTTGCTCGCCAGATTCAAGCGGAGAAGCGCCTCCATGTCGGTTTTCGAAGACCTCTACCGTGAGGTGCTCGATGGGATTTCTAACCACGAGTCAGTCGATACCAAGCTGGAATTTTTCTATGATAAAATTTCTGTCGTGTGCGACGAATTTTTCAGGCAGTTGATTAGTTCATTTGAGAAAAGCTTGGCAAAGGGGGATATTTTCGACCTCCTGAAAACAATCTCGCTGACCCTTCCCGGGATTTTCCTCACTATTCCTTTCTTCTCCACGCAAAAGCATTTCTCCGATGGTAAAAAACTGGTAGACGCCCTCCTTACCGAATTCGACATACGAGGGTCATCTCCAACGGGTTCCATCCTCTGGTTCACGGATACGCTCAATGACCTCAACGGTGTGTCTGTGGTTGTCAGAAAGATCGGGTGGCTGTCGTCGGTGAAGGACAAGGATATCATCATCGTAACCTCGCTGCCGCCCGACAGTCTTGGCGACGATCTTCCGCCCAACGTCGTCAACCTTCCGTACTTTTACGAGACCGCGCTGCCCAACTACGAGAACCTGACCGTGAGGTTTCCGTCGCTGCTCGACGGTCTTAAGCTCCTCGACAAGTACGAGCCGGACGCCATCTACCTTTCGACCCCTGGACCGGTAGGCCTGTTCGGGCTTCTCCTCTCGAAGATAACGAACACCTTGAGTATCGGAGTGTTCCATACGGACTTCACGCTCCAGGTACGTGAGATTTTCGGAGATGCCTCGGTCGAATCACTGACGGAAACCTATCTGAAAGTATTCTACTCGTACTGCGACGAAATACGGGTACCCTCTAAGGAATACATGCGCATTCTCGATGAGCGCGGTTACGACAGGACGAAAATGACGGTGCTCAAAAGGGGTATCGAGACCGACATCTTTTCCCCGCGGCCAGGCGCGAAAGAGGCGCTCGCGCGGAAATACGGTATCCGGAGCGGCTTCACGATGCTGTATGCCGGGCGTGTGTCGAAAGACAAAAACCTCGTATTCCTTATCACGATTTTCAGGAACATAAAAGCCATACACCCGGCTTTAAATCTCGTCATTGCCGGGGACGGCCCCGACCTCGACGAGCTCAGGCGGCTGACCGCGGATGAGCCGTGTATCGTTTTCACCGGCAGGCTGAACCGCGAGGAATTGCCCGAACTCTATTCCGGCGCCGATGTGTTCGTCTTTCCGAGCACCACCGATACATTCGGCATGGTGGTCATAGAGGCCCAGTCGTGCGGGCTTCCGGCGGTAGTCACCGACCGTGGCGGCCCCAAGGAGCTTGTCGTTCATGGCAAGACCGGCTTCATCGTCCAAGACTCCAGTGCGGAACCATGGGAACGAACGCTGAACGACCTGCTTGCGCTCTGGGAACACCAGCCCGAACGTTACCGTGAACTCTGCGCCAACGCCCGCGCCAACGTCCTCGAAAACGCCAACTGGGATACCGTACTGGACGAGCTGGCCACAGCGGGCAGACGGTTTCGTACCACCTCGCTCTCACCTGTCCCTTCGTAA
- a CDS encoding radical SAM protein yields the protein MQLFDFLSRIADMRTILSLAGGTMPGQVVIQYTNACNAACPHCELRAGGGFRRTKISMDDMKRIIDTAAAQGVKALSFTGGEPLLFSNDIIELLACAGRAGIPYLRTGTNGFLFMHHDSEGWRKRIESLADSLAATSLYTFWISVDSAEPEVHEKMRGLPGVIRGIEKALPIFHERGIYPAVNLGINRHIGGWWDEERFRPRAESDPDWFEEYFTRSFSRFYRSVIDLGFTTANACYPMSIQSGGNGLDAVYGASSADLSVRFSGKEKAALFRALSTVIPAFRRYIRIFTPLSCLHVLRLSFETGVPGGFPCPGGTHYFFIDASGVDTYPCGFRGGENLGKFWELNLAKLARTKSCCRACEWECFRDPAELIGPLLDLTRRPYDLLGRFVRDRAYGRLWLRDIMYQAACGFFNGRRAPDYAALARFRNSG from the coding sequence ATGCAACTGTTTGATTTTCTCTCCCGGATTGCGGACATGAGAACAATTCTGTCTCTTGCGGGCGGTACCATGCCGGGCCAGGTAGTCATCCAGTATACCAATGCCTGCAACGCGGCCTGTCCCCACTGCGAACTCCGCGCCGGCGGAGGCTTCAGACGCACGAAAATTTCCATGGATGACATGAAGCGCATCATCGACACCGCAGCCGCACAGGGTGTCAAGGCGCTTTCCTTTACGGGGGGAGAACCGCTCCTGTTTTCGAACGACATCATCGAACTGCTCGCTTGCGCAGGCAGGGCGGGGATTCCTTACCTGCGGACCGGCACGAACGGGTTTCTTTTCATGCATCATGATTCCGAAGGCTGGCGAAAGCGAATCGAATCGCTGGCGGACTCCCTCGCCGCGACATCTCTCTATACATTCTGGATCAGTGTCGATTCAGCGGAACCGGAGGTTCACGAGAAAATGCGGGGACTCCCCGGTGTCATCCGGGGCATCGAAAAGGCGTTGCCGATTTTCCATGAGCGCGGCATTTATCCCGCCGTGAACCTCGGCATCAACCGCCATATCGGCGGATGGTGGGACGAAGAACGCTTCCGGCCCCGGGCGGAGAGCGATCCGGATTGGTTCGAGGAGTACTTTACCCGGTCGTTCTCACGGTTTTACCGGTCTGTTATCGACCTCGGTTTCACCACCGCCAATGCCTGCTATCCCATGAGCATCCAGAGCGGTGGAAACGGCCTCGACGCTGTATACGGTGCCTCCAGCGCCGATCTGTCGGTTCGTTTTTCGGGAAAGGAAAAGGCGGCTCTTTTCAGGGCTCTCTCGACAGTTATACCCGCGTTTCGGCGGTATATCAGGATATTCACTCCCCTGTCGTGCCTGCATGTCCTGCGTCTCTCCTTTGAAACCGGCGTTCCCGGCGGATTTCCCTGTCCCGGCGGCACCCACTACTTCTTCATCGACGCATCCGGTGTTGACACATATCCATGCGGATTCCGCGGCGGTGAAAACCTGGGTAAATTCTGGGAACTGAACCTCGCGAAGCTTGCCCGCACCAAATCCTGTTGCCGGGCATGCGAATGGGAGTGCTTTCGTGACCCGGCGGAGCTGATCGGCCCGCTTCTCGACCTGACACGGCGGCCGTACGACCTTCTCGGTAGGTTCGTCAGAGACCGCGCCTACGGGCGTCTCTGGCTGAGGGATATCATGTATCAGGCTGCGTGCGGCTTTTTCAACGGGAGGCGCGCGCCCGATTATGCTGCGTTGGCCCGCTTCCGGAATTCCGGATAA
- a CDS encoding transcriptional repressor has protein sequence MVSAEIKFREYLQANGLKYTGSRAMILNAVTALDGHFYVEDLYDNLRRKNAHISRATVYRIIPLLLESHIIQETLDCTGATRYEHAYGRKHHDHLVCIQCGKIIEFSEDRIEKLQDEICRKNMFTAVEHHLSIRGYCGECRKKD, from the coding sequence ATGGTTTCTGCGGAAATAAAATTCAGGGAATACCTTCAGGCAAACGGCCTGAAATATACCGGCTCCCGTGCGATGATTCTGAATGCGGTGACCGCGCTTGACGGTCATTTCTATGTCGAGGACCTGTATGACAACCTGCGCAGGAAAAATGCGCACATTTCACGGGCCACGGTATACAGGATCATACCCCTGCTTCTCGAAAGCCATATAATTCAGGAAACGCTGGACTGTACCGGTGCTACCAGGTACGAACATGCATATGGTCGTAAACATCACGACCACCTTGTCTGTATACAGTGCGGGAAAATTATTGAATTCTCCGAAGACAGAATCGAAAAACTTCAGGATGAGATATGCAGAAAAAACATGTTCACTGCGGTTGAACACCATCTGAGTATTCGGGGATACTGCGGCGAATGTCGAAAAAAGGATTGA